The following coding sequences are from one Gadus macrocephalus chromosome 3, ASM3116895v1 window:
- the fbxo10 gene encoding F-box only protein 10 — MEVASLPMELWRVILAYLPLPDLGRCCLVCHAWRELVLSLDNTRWKQLCLGCPECRHPNWPSQPHLEPASWREALKQHALASRTWTQNGVELQSSACLHLFRRRKDRRVLHVGVGCEFETLRGVLGAAGPYDRVVLHPGVYEEQAELALKVPVELVGLGQLGEVSLLVCVEQQCPTARLCNLVFMPAWFSTVVYKTSWGHVQLDNCNFEGAQLQVRGPGTCQARFCSFSHGGSANFLGVALSLLDSCDFSGSDAASVTVDGSPVSERNWACKHLAALARTLTSEGSPANGVPPRGSWGTGHAEAGSTFAAEDWGRAAWQRGAGAPLLGRDTVIEDGWGEDGLCGGELESHAQGNDQASWDYKLACDRHSLAPLLKPHPDGSLPPASSPDPRYVIPGLLSLSQELQRDPEAQLLATSVQGCFVRRCVFRDGKGGVHICNYGQARLEENVFRGLNYAVRCIQNSTIVMLRNEVRECSASGVFLRLSAHGLIAENNIHSNGEAGLDIRKGANPIILCNRIHSGLRSGVVVLGNGKGSIRSNQIYNNKEAGVYILFSGNPVVSGNHIFQGQAAGIAVNENGRGMIIENVIRENQWGGADIRRGGDPVLRNNYICYGYSDGVVVGERGRGLIEGNHIYCNKGCGVWVMASSLPQLLANYITHNRIYGLAVFCRKDPENREPRVGDGAVQEWGGERRGGGDGARRGGAQENFNDDGEIFAWENDLDSEDERYSARRSISVALVEGNCMSHNGAVGLYVKTSEPLNVIGNLLNSNCAAGIAVLQSTQLTRLVANCTLDNSLGGVTVEKDCRVELRGNGIYDNKGHGVSFCGDGQIGENDVVGNRGNGIQVSSNADVKVLHNRVQPSQGGGAIVVLGPVKGVIGDNVLFQGHPGNKEALLHMDPSNERCLLNNNIILQHTNSCPSHTLWALENPSARPLADSTSGPSASGYSSRLTISMTARISATVESGCHNSGSMFCSIL, encoded by the exons ATGGAGGTGGCCTCCCTCCCTATGGAGCTATGGAGGGTTATCTTGGCCTACCTCCCACTGCCCGACCTGGGTCGCTGTTGCTTGGTCTGCCATGCCTGGAGAGAACTCGTCCTATCACTAGATAACACTCGCTGGAAACAGCTCTGCCTGGGCTGCCCAGAGTGCCGCCACCCCAACTGGCCGAGTCAACCCCACCTCGAGCCGGCGTCCTGGAGGGAGGCCCTGAAGCAGCACGCCCTGGCCAGCCGCACCTGGACCCAGAACGGGGTGGAGCTTCAGTCCTCCGCCTGCCTCCACCTCTTCCGCCGGAGAAAGGATCGGCGGGTTTTGCACGTAGGGGTTGGTTGTGAATTTGAAACCTTGCGAGGGGTCCTGGGAGCGGCGGGCCCATATGACCGGGTGGTCCTTCACCCTGGGGTTTACGAGGAGCAGGCGGAACTCGCGCTGAAGGTGCCTGTGGAGCTTGTGGGACTGGGCCAGCTGGGCGAGGTGtccctgctggtgtgtgtggagcagcaGTGCCCTACAGCCAGGCTGTGCAATCTGGTGTTCATGCCAGCATGGTTCTCCACTGTGGTGTACAAG aCGTCGTGGGGGCACGTCCAGCTGGACAACTGTAACTTTGAGGGGGCTCAGCTGCAGGTCCGGGGCCCAGGGACCTGCCAGGCGCGCTTTTGCTCCTTCTCACACGGGGGCTCCGCCAATTTCCTGGGGGTTGCGCTCAGCTTATTGGACAGCTGTGACTTCTCAGGAAGTGACGCTGCCTCCGTCACTGTGGACGGCTCCCCCGTGTCCGAGAGGAACTGGGCTTGCAAACACTTGGCCGCTTTGGCCAGAACACTAACGTCTGAGGGCTCTCCCGCCAACGGAGTCCCACCCAGAGGCAGCTGGGGGACGGGGCACGCTGAGGCGGGCTCGACGTTTGCTGCAGAGGACTGGGGCAGGGCCGCGTGGCAGCGGGGCGCCGGAGCGCCCCTGCTCGGTCGGGACACCGTGATCGAGGACGGCTGGGGCGAGGACGGACTCTGTGGCGGAGAGCTTGAGAGCCACGCACAAGGAAACGATCAGGCTTCGTGGGACTACAAACTCGCCTGTGATCGCCACagcctcgcccccctcctcaaGCCCCACCCCGATGGCTCCCTGCCCCCAGCCTCTTCCCCTGACCCCCGCTACGTTATCCCcggtcttctctctctgtcgcagGAGCTGCAACGGGACCCGGAGGCCCAGCTATTAGCCACGTCCGTCCAGGGCTGTTTTGTGAGGAGATGCGTCTTCAGGGACGGGAAGGGCGGAGTGCACATCTGTAACTACGGTCAGGCGCGGCTGGAGGAGAACGTGTTCCGTGGTCTCAACTACGCCGTCCGCTGTATCCAGAATTCCACT ATAGTGATGTTGCGTAATGAAGTGAGGGAGTGCAGTGCCTCGGGCGTGTTCCTCCGCCTCTCTGCTCATGGGCTCATTGCCGAAAACAACATCCACTCCAATGGGGAGGCAGGACTGGATATCCGCAAAGGGGCCAACCCCATAATCCTG TGTAACAGAATACACAGTGGTTTGCGTTCTGGAGTGGTTGTCCTTGGCAATGGCAAGGGGTCTATCCGGAGCAACCAGATCTATAACAACAAGGAGGCGGGCGTCTATATTCTCTTCAGTGGGAATCCTGTTGTCAG TGGGAATCATATTTTCCAGGGTCAAGCAGCAGGAATTGCTGTGAATGAGAATGGCAGAGGGATGATAATAG AAAATGTGATCAGAGAGAACCAGTGGGGGGGTGCAGACATCCGCAGAGGGGGAGACCCGGTCCTTAGAAACAACTACATCTGCTACGGCTACTCTGATGGCGTGGTGGTGGGAGAGCGAGGCCGCGGGCTCATAGAGGGAAACCACATCTACT GTAACAAGGGCTGCGGTGTATGGGTCATGGCCTCAAGTCTCCCTCAACTACTGGCAAACTACATAACCCACAATCGCATCTATGGGCTGGCTGTATTCTGCCGGAAGGACCCTGAAAACAGGGAGCCGAGAGTTGGTGATGGGGCTGTCCAGgaatggggaggggagaggagaggaggaggagacggagcaaGGCGAGGGGGCGCGCAGGAGAACTTTAATGACGACGGGGAGATCTTTGCCTGGGAGAACGATCTGGACAGTGAGGACGAGCGCTACTCGGCGCGGCGGTCCATCAGCGTGGCGCTGGTGGAGGGCAACTGTATGAGCCACAATGGAG CTGTCGGCCTGTACGTGAAGACCAGTGAGCCTCTGAATGTCATTGGAAACCTTTTGAACAGCAACTGTGCGGCTGGCATCGCCGTCCTGCAGAGCACTCAGCTGACCCGTCTGGTGGCCAACTGTACGCTCGACAACAGCCTGGGTGGGGTCACCGTTGAGAAGGACTGCCGGGTGGAGCTGCGTGGCAACGGTATCTATGACAACAAAGGCCACGGCGTCAGTTTCTGTGGCGATGGGCAGATCGGTGAGAACGATGTGGTTGGTAACCGTGGAAACGGGATTCAAGTCTCCAGCAATGCAGATGTGAAG GTGCTGCATAACCGCGTCCAACCATCACAGGGAGGCGGGGCCATCGTGGTGCTTGGGCCAGTAAAGGGAGTTATCGGGGACAATGTCCTGTTCCAGGGCCACCCGGGAAACAAAGAAGCACTTCTACACATGGACCCCAGCAATGAGAGATGTTTGTTGAATAACAACATCATTCTGCAACATACCAACAG CTGTCCGTCACACACTCTGTGGGCCTTGGAGAACCCCTCGGCCCGCCCTCTGGCCGACTCCACGTCCGGGCCCTCGGCGTCGGGGTACTCCTCCCGCCTCACCATCTCCATGACGGCCCGGATCAGCGCCACCGTGGAGAGCGGCTGCCACAACAGCGGCAGCATGTTCTGCTCCATCCTTTGA
- the polr1e gene encoding DNA-directed RNA polymerase I subunit RPA49 has protein sequence MAANCTFVCCEEERDTDKAAIVQFSNGNIKNAEQLDFTFYKNTDEEHPRKKSRRLLVAESDRLSYVANNFGPGSLKCNNLCKYYVGVLNKDTMEMEMHSAQLFKMQPFIAGEPKVTEQVDNATLTYSEKLNSLVEAFGTTKQKRALSSHRLNKVGAESLQRAVAKAANSVIEQKGFAALSEELHEASNQLDMALYIPPCYPDAERPEDVYLFDDLLSPADYEELAVAGSQMASLAEEGLQTLKDGKYLSIVKHMESLPNGKDAREKMLRCCAYLYLLLQLHRAGRVNGKFGQNEGCTFNLRKKIFRTFTVESFRKGCLNNQVSPSMRAKIAAYCLALQLHMGYMSVNLTLLQRDLLVKEMWIMEVAKSMGLTLIKPARVKGATLDPAEDHKFATLVLPLVKYKAKLDRSFKKKRE, from the exons ATGGCTGCTAactgcacgtttgtgtgttgtgAAGAAGAAAGAGATACAGATAAAGCTGCTATTG TTCAGTTTTCCAATGGAAATATAAAGAACGCAGAGCAGCTGGACTTCACGTTCTACAAGAACACAGACGAGGAACATCCTCGAAAGAAATCGAGACGTTTGTTG GTTGCTGAATCCGACAGACTATCGTATGTTGCAAACAATTTTGGGCCAGGATCGTTAAAATGCAACAACCTTTGCAA ATACTATGTTGGGGTGCTGAACAAAGACACCATGGAGATGGAAATGCACAGTGCTCAGCTCTTTAAAATGCAACCTTTTATTGCAG GCGAGCCGAAGGTGACCGAACAGGTTGACAACGCTACCCTGACCTATTCTGAAAAG TTGAACTCCCTTGTTGAGGCGTTTGGAACCACCAAACAGAAGAGAGCCCTGTCCTCTCATCGGCTGAACAAGGTGGGCGCCGAATCCCTGCAGCGGGCCGTGGCCAAGGCTGCCAACAGCGTGATCGAACAAAAGGGATTTGCAG CTCTCAGTGAAGAGCTCCATGAGGCCAGTAACCAACTAGACATGGCTTTATACATCCCCCCATGCTACCCTGACGCTGAAAGGCCTGAAGATGTCTACTTGTTTGATGACC TCTTGTCCCCGGCGGATTATGAAGAGTTGGCTGTAGCTGGTTCCCAAATGGCTTCTCTGGCAGAAGAGGGTCTGCAGACATTGAAGGATGGCAAATA TTTGAGCATCGTTAAGCATATGGAATCTCTACCAAATGGAAAGGATGCCAGGGAGAAGATGTTGCGCTGCTGTGCctacctctacctgctcctgcAGCTGCATCGAGCTGGAAGGGTTAATGGCAAAT TTGGCCAGAATGAAGGGTGCACCTTCAATCTCCGGAAAAAAATCTTTAGGACCTTTACTGTGGAGTCCTTTCGGAAAGGCTG TCTGAATAACCAAGTGTCCCCGTCCATGCGTGCGAAGATTGCAGCCTACTGCCTCGCACTGCAGCTACACATGGGTTACATGTCGGTGAACCTGACGCTGCTGCAGCGAGACCTGTTAGTCAAGGAGATGTG GATAATGGAGGTTGCCAAATCAATGGGACTGACTCTCATAAAGCCTGCCCGTGTCAAAGGAGCGACGCTTGACCCAGCAGAGGACCACAAATTCGCCACTCTGGTTCTCCCTCTGGTCAAATATAAAGCCAAGTTGGATAGGAGttttaagaaaaaaagagagtag